In Pseudoalteromonas sp. MM1, a single window of DNA contains:
- the rpmE gene encoding 50S ribosomal protein L31, whose protein sequence is MKEGIHPKYEVISATCSCGNKFETRSTLCKDIHLDVCSACHPFYTGKQKILDTGGRVDRFNKRFGALTSKK, encoded by the coding sequence ATGAAAGAAGGTATTCACCCTAAGTACGAAGTAATTTCTGCAACATGTTCATGCGGAAACAAATTCGAAACTCGTTCTACTCTTTGTAAAGACATTCACCTAGACGTATGTTCTGCGTGTCACCCGTTTTACACTGGTAAGCAAAAGATTTTAGACACTGGCGGCCGTGTTGATCGTTTCAACAAGCGCTTCGGTGCACTTACCAGCAAAAAATAA
- a CDS encoding malic enzyme-like NAD(P)-binding protein produces the protein MSDFREQALHYHSHPVPGKISIELTKPAETVQDLALAYSPGVAEPVREIAADSANAYKYTGKGNMVAVISNGTAILGLGNLGPLASKPVMEGKALLFKRFAGLDSIDIEVKHRTTEDFINTVANIADTFGGINLEDIKAPECFEIEKALIERCSIPVFHDDQHGTAIVTAAGMLNALEVQGKSIEDAIIVCLGAGAAAVACMELLIKCGALREHIYMLDRKGVIHTRRDDLNEYKQLFANNTDKRTLQDVIADADVFVGVSGPNLLAPEDLKLMADKPVVFACSNPDPEIAPELAHSARKDLIMATGRSDFPNQVNNVLCFPFIFRGALDVRASAINDEMKIAAVEAIRSIAKEPVPEQVLKAAGVDKLEFGADYIIPKPMDPRLLPRIAKAVAIAAVESGVAQIDLPENYMA, from the coding sequence ATGTCAGATTTTCGTGAACAAGCATTACACTACCACTCACACCCCGTTCCAGGCAAAATCAGCATTGAGCTCACAAAACCAGCTGAAACGGTGCAAGATTTAGCATTAGCATATAGCCCTGGTGTTGCAGAGCCTGTGCGAGAAATTGCAGCAGATTCAGCCAATGCATATAAATATACCGGTAAAGGTAATATGGTTGCGGTGATCAGTAATGGTACAGCAATTTTAGGTTTGGGTAATTTAGGGCCACTAGCCTCTAAACCTGTTATGGAAGGTAAGGCGCTCTTATTCAAGCGTTTTGCTGGCCTAGATTCTATTGATATTGAAGTTAAGCACCGCACCACTGAAGACTTTATAAATACAGTGGCTAATATTGCCGACACGTTTGGTGGCATTAACTTAGAAGATATTAAAGCACCAGAGTGTTTTGAAATTGAAAAAGCGCTTATTGAGCGTTGCAGTATTCCGGTTTTTCATGATGACCAACATGGTACCGCTATTGTAACTGCAGCAGGTATGCTTAACGCATTAGAAGTGCAGGGCAAATCAATAGAAGATGCCATTATTGTATGTTTAGGTGCAGGTGCTGCAGCGGTTGCCTGTATGGAGCTATTAATTAAGTGTGGTGCATTGCGTGAACATATTTATATGTTAGACCGTAAAGGAGTTATCCATACTCGCCGCGATGATTTAAACGAATACAAACAGCTTTTTGCTAACAATACAGATAAGCGTACTCTACAAGATGTAATTGCTGATGCAGACGTGTTTGTAGGTGTATCGGGCCCTAACTTACTTGCACCTGAAGATCTTAAGTTGATGGCCGATAAGCCAGTGGTATTTGCATGTTCAAACCCAGACCCTGAAATTGCACCTGAGCTAGCGCACAGTGCACGAAAAGACTTAATTATGGCAACGGGTCGCTCTGATTTTCCAAACCAAGTTAATAATGTTTTGTGTTTTCCGTTTATTTTCCGTGGTGCACTTGATGTACGTGCAAGCGCAATTAACGATGAAATGAAAATAGCCGCTGTTGAAGCTATTCGTAGCATTGCTAAAGAGCCAGTGCCTGAGCAAGTATTAAAAGCTGCAGGTGTGGATAAACTTGAATTTGGCGCAGATTACATTATTCCTAAGCCGATGGACCCGCGTTTATTACCACGTATAGCCAAGGCGGTTGCGATTGCGGCAGTTGAATCGGGCGTGGCGCAAATTGACTTACCTGAAAATTACATGGCTTAA
- the metJ gene encoding met regulon transcriptional regulator MetJ, with amino-acid sequence MAKWNGEYIHPYAEHGKKSEQVKKITVSIPLNVLKVLTDERTRRQINNLRHATNSELLCEAFLHAFTGQPLPNDDDLRKDNAEKVPEEVKKIMQEMGLEVPILDEE; translated from the coding sequence ATGGCTAAATGGAATGGTGAGTATATTCACCCATACGCAGAACACGGGAAAAAATCAGAGCAAGTTAAAAAGATCACCGTTTCGATCCCGCTAAATGTATTAAAAGTATTAACTGATGAGCGTACACGTCGTCAAATAAACAATCTGCGTCATGCAACAAATAGCGAGCTTTTATGCGAAGCCTTTTTACATGCTTTTACCGGTCAGCCGTTACCAAACGATGATGACCTTCGTAAAGATAACGCAGAAAAAGTTCCAGAAGAAGTGAAAAAAATAATGCAAGAAATGGGGCTCGAAGTACCTATTTTAGACGAAGAGTAG
- the metB gene encoding cystathionine gamma-synthase: protein MSEKNKATIAVRNGVDADKHHGAVVPPIYLSTTYSFADFDTKRAYDYGRSGNPNRDILAETLAELEGGARGIITATGMAAVHLATQLLNNDDTLVIPHDCYGGSYRLFTSLEKRGLLKLKVLDLTKPENLAQILTIKPKLIWIETPSNPVLRLTDIKAVTDIAKQCGALVAADNTFLSPALQNPIKFGVDIVVHSTTKYINGHSDVVGGAVVAATQELGDELAWWANNIGITGAPFDSYLTLRGLRTLNVRLRQHQENALAIAKYLESSEYVSQVYYPGLESHPQHTLAKAQQLGFGGMVSFDIKGDVDDAAAFLTSLKEFSLAESLGGVESLICHPATMTHAGMEPKARLEAGVGDTLIRISVGIEDIEDLLADFERVFNLVKPGQNKNIGRVGKAAGNANGDVKQQAAHPALW from the coding sequence ATGAGCGAAAAAAACAAAGCAACCATTGCTGTACGTAATGGCGTAGATGCCGATAAACATCATGGTGCCGTTGTGCCACCAATTTATTTATCGACGACGTATTCGTTTGCCGATTTTGATACAAAACGCGCATACGACTATGGACGAAGTGGTAATCCTAACCGCGATATATTAGCTGAAACGCTAGCAGAACTTGAAGGTGGTGCTCGCGGCATTATTACCGCTACGGGTATGGCTGCGGTGCATTTAGCCACACAGTTATTAAATAACGATGATACGCTGGTTATACCACACGACTGTTATGGCGGCAGTTACCGTTTATTTACGTCGTTAGAGAAGCGCGGCCTACTTAAGTTAAAGGTTCTTGACTTAACTAAACCAGAAAACTTAGCACAAATTTTAACTATTAAACCTAAATTAATTTGGATAGAAACACCAAGTAACCCTGTGCTGCGCTTAACGGATATTAAAGCCGTGACGGATATAGCAAAACAGTGCGGGGCATTGGTGGCTGCCGACAACACCTTTTTATCACCGGCATTGCAAAACCCAATTAAGTTTGGCGTAGATATTGTTGTGCACTCTACCACCAAATATATTAACGGCCATTCTGATGTTGTAGGCGGTGCAGTTGTTGCTGCAACACAAGAGCTTGGTGACGAGCTTGCTTGGTGGGCCAATAACATTGGTATTACCGGCGCTCCATTTGATAGCTATTTAACGTTACGCGGTTTACGTACTTTAAATGTGCGTTTAAGGCAGCACCAAGAAAATGCCCTAGCGATTGCTAAATACCTTGAAAGCTCTGAGTATGTTAGCCAAGTTTACTACCCAGGCCTTGAATCGCACCCTCAACATACGCTTGCTAAAGCCCAGCAACTTGGCTTTGGTGGCATGGTTAGTTTTGATATTAAGGGTGATGTGGATGATGCTGCGGCGTTTTTAACAAGCCTTAAAGAATTTAGCTTAGCTGAATCGTTAGGTGGGGTTGAGAGTTTAATTTGCCATCCTGCGACCATGACTCATGCTGGTATGGAGCCTAAAGCGCGTCTTGAGGCGGGGGTGGGCGATACGTTAATTCGTATTTCGGTCGGTATTGAAGATATAGAAGACTTATTGGCTGATTTTGAGCGTGTATTTAATTTAGTTAAACCAGGGCAAAACAAAAATATAGGCCGTGTTGGTAAAGCTGCAGGCAATGCCAATGGTGATGTAAAGCAACAGGCTGCTCACCCGGCATTGTGGTGA
- the metL gene encoding bifunctional aspartate kinase/homoserine dehydrogenase II encodes MVKSVHKFGGSSLSSSERYKSVAKIIIGHTQPGDCVVVSAAGKTTDTLVSLWQSYQQQDKQAVADILLQLSNHQTVLIEKLLKADAKHTALAVLAQELSDVAEQASKQQLQEAALLAHGELWSARLLAAYLTQLNIQACAHDARALFSVTSGELLHAQNKQQCSQIIDANKINVVTGFIAASADGNTVTLGRNGSDYSATLLANYCDAHNVCIWTDTPGVFSADPRKVEKAIKYNKVCREQANLLARLGNPVLHAKTLSPLKNSNIKLAVRSSFDVQAAPTDIVKQGKAKQKRFITTLQNVDLLLVEGLNAGEVAHVSQLIQHSLHHFIHNGDTYLVVPAGATHQVVSYFAGRASISESNLNGCAVVAPTQDVYTLSTLAAEVLNQQSIHPRFIHQDTGYTLLLTDQLIESDVLSLLHEKLINKGQEVALVVAGLGNVGDEFLSQLDTQFKRLSGDYSIKLVGLIRSQYMLFNASGITLGQWKKQWQHNAVAYEQADLLSALNELDYEHKVVVDITASEQFSQLYTDFVERDCHLISANKYAGTAASNWYNALRQSISERNLHWRYNTSVGAGLPINFALADLQNSGDKITRIEGVFSGTLSWLCSKYDGSVAFSDLVLEAQKMGFTEPDPREDLSGRDMQRKLLILARELGIELELDDISLQALMPDELAQGSWDDFLANKDKLNTFIKRHADAANAQDAVLRYTGLLALEQGKVTAKVGITYAPKGDALANLTPGDNIFVINSQWYNENALVIQGPGAGKEVTAAGVHSDLYWLVKNLK; translated from the coding sequence ATGGTAAAAAGTGTACATAAATTTGGCGGCTCGAGCTTAAGCTCGAGCGAGCGTTATAAAAGTGTGGCAAAAATTATTATTGGCCACACACAGCCTGGAGATTGCGTGGTTGTATCTGCTGCCGGTAAAACCACCGATACCTTGGTTTCGCTGTGGCAAAGTTATCAACAGCAAGATAAGCAAGCCGTTGCTGATATTTTACTGCAATTGAGTAATCATCAAACAGTATTAATTGAAAAGCTATTAAAAGCCGACGCTAAACACACGGCTTTAGCTGTGTTAGCGCAAGAACTAAGTGACGTAGCAGAGCAAGCCAGTAAGCAACAGTTGCAAGAGGCGGCGTTACTGGCGCATGGTGAACTGTGGTCTGCGCGGTTACTAGCAGCCTATTTAACGCAATTAAACATTCAAGCGTGTGCTCATGATGCTAGAGCGCTGTTTAGTGTAACAAGCGGAGAGCTTTTGCATGCGCAAAACAAGCAGCAATGTAGCCAAATTATTGATGCAAATAAGATTAATGTAGTAACAGGGTTTATCGCAGCAAGTGCTGATGGCAATACGGTTACGCTTGGGCGCAATGGCAGTGATTACAGCGCCACCTTATTAGCCAATTATTGCGATGCACATAATGTATGTATTTGGACTGATACGCCAGGGGTGTTTAGTGCCGACCCACGAAAAGTTGAAAAAGCGATTAAGTACAACAAGGTGTGCCGTGAACAAGCTAACTTATTAGCTAGATTAGGTAATCCTGTTTTACATGCTAAAACGCTTTCGCCTTTAAAAAACAGTAATATTAAGTTGGCTGTACGCAGTAGTTTTGATGTGCAAGCTGCCCCTACCGATATTGTAAAACAAGGCAAAGCTAAGCAAAAACGTTTTATAACTACATTGCAAAACGTTGATTTACTGCTCGTTGAAGGTCTTAACGCAGGTGAAGTGGCACATGTTAGCCAACTTATTCAACATAGCCTTCATCATTTTATACACAACGGCGACACATACTTAGTGGTGCCTGCGGGTGCTACGCATCAAGTAGTGAGTTATTTTGCTGGGCGAGCAAGCATAAGTGAGTCTAATTTAAACGGCTGCGCGGTGGTTGCGCCTACGCAAGATGTTTACACACTAAGTACATTAGCGGCTGAGGTTTTAAATCAGCAAAGTATTCACCCTCGTTTTATTCATCAAGATACAGGCTATACATTGCTATTAACTGATCAGTTAATAGAAAGCGATGTACTGAGTTTATTACACGAAAAACTAATTAATAAAGGTCAAGAAGTTGCACTGGTTGTAGCTGGTTTAGGTAATGTAGGCGATGAATTTTTAAGCCAGCTAGATACTCAATTTAAGCGTTTGTCGGGCGATTATAGTATTAAGCTAGTTGGGTTAATTCGCTCGCAATATATGCTATTTAATGCCTCGGGTATTACGCTTGGGCAATGGAAAAAACAGTGGCAGCATAATGCCGTTGCTTATGAGCAGGCTGATTTATTAAGTGCGTTAAACGAACTTGATTACGAGCATAAAGTGGTTGTTGATATAACGGCAAGTGAGCAATTTAGCCAATTATATACCGACTTTGTTGAGCGAGACTGTCATTTAATAAGTGCTAACAAGTACGCGGGCACTGCTGCATCAAACTGGTATAACGCGCTGCGCCAAAGTATTAGCGAGCGTAACTTGCATTGGCGCTACAACACCAGTGTAGGGGCAGGGTTGCCAATTAACTTTGCGTTGGCCGATTTACAAAATAGTGGCGATAAAATTACCCGTATTGAAGGGGTTTTCTCGGGCACACTCTCGTGGTTATGCAGTAAGTACGATGGCAGTGTGGCATTTTCTGACCTTGTTCTTGAAGCGCAAAAAATGGGCTTTACAGAACCTGATCCCCGCGAGGATTTATCGGGCCGCGATATGCAACGTAAATTATTGATATTGGCGCGCGAGCTTGGCATTGAATTAGAATTAGATGATATAAGCTTACAAGCATTAATGCCTGATGAGTTAGCCCAAGGTTCGTGGGATGACTTTTTAGCGAACAAAGATAAGCTAAATACCTTTATTAAGCGCCATGCCGATGCGGCAAATGCACAAGATGCTGTACTTAGGTATACAGGTTTGTTGGCATTAGAACAGGGTAAAGTTACGGCGAAGGTAGGTATAACTTACGCACCTAAAGGGGATGCCTTAGCTAACTTAACACCTGGCGATAATATCTTTGTTATTAATAGCCAGTGGTACAACGAAAACGCCCTAGTAATACAAGGCCCTGGGGCAGGCAAAGAAGTGACCGCCGCTGGAGTTCACTCTGATTTATATTGGTTAGTTAAAAACCTAAAATAG
- a CDS encoding penicillin-binding protein 1A codes for MILLKRTLQFFIICTLIGLITLISLYYYVKPDIPSVQVLKDVQLQTPMQVFTKDGLLINQFGEKRRIPVTIDNIPQPLIDAFLATEDNRFYDHIGIDPIGIVRSAIVLISTGEKKQGASTITMQLARNFFLTREKAYIRKVKEIFIALHIESVLTKDEILELYLNKIELGNRAFGIGAAAQVYYGKELKDLTLAQMAMIAGLPKAPSALNPIRNPIRAKARRNVVLGRLLTENYITQQQYNEAANQPITAYFHGAEIDLYAPYISEMVRAEMVERYGVEKAYNSGFKIFTSVESKVQKAAQTALVNNLHNYDMRHGFRGPVDMLWDPETQPALSEQQIVEKLKPVKEIADLHAGVVLNVAEKTADVILKNGQRTTLDWDNLKWARKYITRYRQSFAPKAATDILTPGMQIWLRKNNDDSYLLSQIPEAASALVSLDPQDGRIKAIVGGYSFEQSQYNRAVQAKRQVGSNIKPFIYSAALENGYTLASILNDAPINQWDKSLGVAWRPKNSPAVYNGPIRIRRALAQSKNVISVRLLRGVGLQRTADHLLKFGFKDADINRSESLALGSASITPLELARGMSAFANGGHLIEPYFISEIQDAYGNVLFKANPALACDEGELLPVSQEMDSFANNNLDTATADEQAMQPRCAPRVISKQNAFLIAEAMHSAVWGGGSWTHKTGWSGTGWRAQALDRRDLSGKTGTTNDSVDTWFSGFNRNVVTSVWVGFDNPGNSLGRSTYNNNLDSSQISGAESGAKTAQPAWVDFMKVALEGTPEAPIEPPEGLVSIRIDLKTGLLSHKNDYTSRFEYFEKGTAPTKYVLSQPTDIFEEDTKTEEELF; via the coding sequence GTGATTTTATTAAAACGAACATTACAATTTTTTATCATTTGCACGTTAATTGGTCTGATAACTTTAATCAGCCTTTATTACTACGTTAAACCCGATATCCCCAGTGTGCAAGTTTTAAAAGACGTGCAATTACAAACCCCTATGCAAGTCTTCACAAAAGATGGGCTGTTAATTAATCAATTTGGTGAAAAACGCCGTATTCCCGTCACCATAGATAACATACCTCAGCCCTTAATTGATGCCTTTTTAGCAACAGAAGATAACCGTTTTTACGACCATATTGGTATAGATCCTATTGGTATTGTCCGTTCTGCTATTGTGTTAATTTCAACAGGTGAGAAAAAACAAGGTGCAAGTACCATTACTATGCAGCTTGCTCGTAACTTCTTTTTAACACGAGAAAAGGCGTATATTCGTAAAGTTAAAGAGATTTTTATAGCTCTACACATTGAAAGTGTATTAACTAAAGATGAAATTCTTGAGCTATACCTTAATAAAATAGAACTAGGTAATCGTGCATTTGGTATTGGCGCAGCGGCACAAGTTTATTATGGTAAAGAGTTAAAAGACCTCACCCTTGCGCAAATGGCAATGATCGCAGGTTTACCTAAAGCCCCTTCGGCACTTAACCCAATTCGTAACCCTATTAGAGCAAAAGCACGCCGCAATGTAGTGCTTGGTCGCTTACTTACGGAAAACTATATAACGCAACAACAATACAACGAAGCGGCAAACCAGCCTATCACTGCTTATTTTCACGGTGCCGAGATAGACCTTTATGCCCCTTATATCTCTGAGATGGTTCGTGCTGAGATGGTTGAGCGCTACGGTGTAGAAAAAGCATATAACTCTGGCTTTAAAATATTTACCTCTGTGGAGTCTAAAGTTCAAAAGGCTGCGCAAACAGCTTTAGTTAATAATTTACATAACTACGATATGCGTCATGGCTTTCGTGGACCTGTAGACATGCTATGGGATCCAGAAACACAGCCCGCCTTAAGTGAGCAGCAAATTGTAGAAAAGCTAAAACCAGTTAAAGAAATAGCTGATTTGCACGCTGGCGTGGTGTTAAATGTGGCAGAGAAAACCGCTGACGTTATTTTAAAGAATGGCCAGCGCACCACACTTGATTGGGATAATTTAAAATGGGCGCGTAAATACATTACCCGCTACCGCCAAAGTTTTGCCCCTAAAGCCGCTACTGACATTCTTACCCCTGGTATGCAAATATGGCTGCGTAAAAATAACGACGACAGTTACCTGCTAAGCCAAATACCAGAAGCTGCCAGTGCACTTGTTTCACTCGACCCACAAGATGGTCGTATTAAAGCCATAGTAGGCGGTTACAGTTTTGAGCAAAGCCAATACAACCGAGCGGTACAAGCTAAACGCCAAGTTGGATCTAATATCAAACCCTTTATTTATTCTGCTGCACTCGAAAATGGCTATACATTAGCCTCTATATTAAATGATGCGCCAATAAACCAATGGGATAAAAGCTTAGGTGTAGCATGGCGACCAAAAAACAGCCCAGCTGTTTATAATGGCCCTATACGTATACGCCGTGCATTAGCACAATCTAAAAATGTTATTTCTGTACGTTTACTCCGTGGTGTAGGACTGCAGCGCACGGCTGATCACTTACTTAAGTTTGGTTTTAAGGATGCTGATATTAACCGCAGTGAATCGTTAGCATTAGGGAGTGCATCAATCACGCCATTAGAGCTTGCTCGCGGCATGAGCGCATTTGCTAATGGTGGTCATTTAATTGAACCTTACTTTATATCTGAAATTCAAGATGCCTATGGCAATGTACTATTTAAAGCAAACCCAGCGCTTGCTTGCGACGAAGGCGAGCTACTACCCGTCTCTCAAGAAATGGATAGTTTTGCCAACAATAACTTAGATACCGCTACAGCAGATGAGCAAGCCATGCAACCTCGTTGTGCACCGCGTGTTATATCAAAACAAAATGCGTTTTTAATTGCTGAGGCTATGCACAGCGCAGTATGGGGTGGCGGTAGCTGGACACATAAAACAGGCTGGAGCGGGACAGGTTGGCGTGCGCAAGCATTAGATAGGCGCGATCTATCGGGTAAAACAGGCACAACCAATGACTCTGTTGATACCTGGTTTAGCGGCTTTAACCGCAATGTAGTGACTTCGGTATGGGTTGGTTTTGACAACCCAGGAAACTCACTAGGACGTTCAACCTATAATAACAACCTAGATAGCAGCCAAATTTCTGGTGCTGAATCAGGAGCTAAAACGGCACAGCCAGCTTGGGTTGATTTTATGAAAGTTGCCCTTGAAGGCACACCAGAAGCGCCAATAGAGCCTCCTGAGGGACTCGTTTCAATTCGTATCGATTTAAAAACAGGTTTGTTAAGTCATAAAAACGACTACACCAGTCGCTTTGAATATTTTGAAAAAGGCACAGCCCCTACAAAATATGTACTGTCTCAGCCAACTGATATTTTTGAAGAAGATACAAAAACCGAAGAAGAGCTATTTTAA
- a CDS encoding pilus assembly protein PilM, translating into MLSQLFQKPSTAMVGIDIGSHSIKAVLLSEIETGFRLEALAIEPMPKGAMSERSIQDIEAIGNIITKLKRKLPKSLKTAAVAVSGQTVITKVIFMDVSLSDAELESQIEIEADSLIPYPLDEVSLDFEKLSTNEADPSKMNVLLSAARTESVEARVGALEAANLTAKVVDVESYALSRAMDVYYQQLPSDAFNKCVAVVDIGAVLMLVSVVQAGETIYTRDQVFGGDQYTNSIVSYYNKGFDEAEIGKTTGDLPPNYTFEVLAPFQTSLLQQVRRAVQMFLTTTGKDQVDYIVLTGGTSMIDGLDRLLIEELGIHAVVAEPFANMEVSPKVDRNIMQRNRTQFAIATGLALRSFSSCHI; encoded by the coding sequence ATGCTAAGTCAACTATTTCAAAAGCCATCCACTGCGATGGTCGGAATTGATATCGGATCGCACTCTATCAAAGCAGTGCTTTTAAGTGAAATTGAAACGGGATTTCGACTAGAAGCACTTGCAATTGAACCTATGCCAAAAGGCGCAATGAGCGAGCGCTCTATTCAGGATATTGAAGCAATTGGTAACATAATTACAAAATTAAAAAGAAAACTACCAAAATCTTTAAAAACAGCAGCAGTGGCTGTATCAGGGCAAACCGTTATCACTAAAGTTATTTTTATGGATGTTTCATTAAGTGACGCTGAATTAGAGTCGCAAATTGAAATAGAAGCTGACAGCTTAATACCTTACCCCCTTGATGAAGTGAGTTTAGATTTCGAAAAGCTTTCTACCAACGAAGCCGATCCGAGTAAAATGAATGTGCTGTTATCTGCTGCGCGTACAGAAAGTGTTGAAGCTCGTGTGGGCGCACTTGAGGCGGCAAACTTAACCGCTAAAGTGGTTGATGTTGAAAGCTATGCGCTAAGTAGAGCAATGGATGTGTATTATCAGCAATTACCAAGTGATGCCTTTAATAAGTGTGTTGCCGTAGTAGATATTGGTGCTGTTTTGATGTTGGTGAGTGTTGTTCAAGCGGGAGAAACAATTTATACCCGCGACCAAGTGTTTGGTGGGGACCAGTACACTAACAGTATCGTGTCTTACTATAACAAAGGCTTTGATGAGGCAGAAATTGGCAAAACAACGGGTGATTTACCCCCAAATTATACCTTTGAAGTGCTCGCACCGTTTCAAACATCATTATTGCAACAAGTGCGCCGTGCGGTACAAATGTTTTTAACAACCACAGGTAAAGATCAAGTAGATTATATTGTGCTAACCGGCGGTACATCGATGATTGACGGTTTAGATAGATTGTTAATTGAAGAGTTAGGTATTCATGCCGTGGTAGCTGAGCCATTTGCAAATATGGAAGTTTCGCCAAAAGTAGATAGAAATATAATGCAGCGAAATAGAACGCAGTTTGCAATTGCTACTGGTTTGGCATTAAGGAGCTTTTCATCATGCCACATATAA
- a CDS encoding PilN domain-containing protein, which produces MPHINLLPWRELQREESKKKFITILIAVVIVCFASMYLLSSFYSGLKDGQNLKNNYLSSEISMLDKKISEIRDLDKRKENLQQRMRLIEELQSSRNLGTQIMDEVAKIVPQGVYLTKLERRGSQIHVLGRSESNNRLSTMLRQVQGSYLLERPTMQGIVAGDQTSRLLSDFNMEFYVKPFDEIGEVSDEP; this is translated from the coding sequence ATGCCACATATAAATCTATTGCCGTGGCGAGAGCTACAGCGAGAAGAATCAAAAAAGAAATTTATAACAATTTTAATCGCGGTTGTTATTGTCTGTTTTGCAAGTATGTACTTACTTAGCTCTTTTTATTCTGGTTTAAAGGATGGCCAAAATTTAAAAAATAATTATTTAAGCTCTGAAATTAGCATGCTTGATAAAAAAATTAGTGAGATTAGAGATCTCGATAAGCGAAAAGAAAACTTACAACAACGTATGCGGTTAATTGAAGAGCTACAAAGCAGCCGTAACTTAGGCACTCAAATTATGGATGAGGTGGCAAAAATTGTTCCTCAAGGGGTATATTTAACTAAACTAGAGCGCCGCGGCAGTCAAATACATGTGCTAGGGCGTAGTGAATCAAACAACCGCTTGTCTACTATGCTGCGTCAGGTGCAAGGTTCATATTTGTTAGAAAGACCGACCATGCAGGGTATTGTGGCAGGCGATCAAACATCACGGTTACTCAGTGATTTTAATATGGAGTTTTACGTAAAACCATTTGATGAAATTGGTGAGGTAAGTGATGAACCTTGA
- a CDS encoding type 4a pilus biogenesis protein PilO — protein sequence MNLDLKALNEIDWNEIELDNIGEWPVAVKAICCLFIAGLVLFFSYSLLVSDEIDSYHNAVAKEVELRSTYRTKYAVASKLDIYRQQMVEMEDKFSQLLKRLPTSNETPGLLDDLSYVGTTSGLTFLKIGWLPEVEKEFYTELPIKIEVIGTYHEFGEFVGKVAQLPRIVSLHDFSIVSSGEKQLTFSVVAKTYRYEEGVKK from the coding sequence ATGAACCTTGATTTAAAAGCCTTAAATGAAATAGATTGGAATGAAATTGAGCTCGACAACATTGGTGAGTGGCCCGTTGCAGTAAAAGCAATTTGCTGTTTATTTATAGCCGGTTTAGTCCTGTTTTTTAGTTACAGCTTATTAGTGTCTGATGAAATAGACAGTTATCACAACGCGGTAGCAAAAGAAGTAGAGCTGCGCAGTACTTACAGAACAAAGTATGCCGTAGCCAGTAAGCTTGATATATATCGCCAGCAAATGGTTGAAATGGAAGATAAGTTTTCTCAACTACTAAAGCGATTACCTACCTCAAATGAAACCCCTGGCCTGTTAGATGATTTATCTTATGTAGGTACTACTAGCGGTTTAACATTTTTAAAAATCGGCTGGTTACCAGAGGTTGAAAAAGAGTTTTATACCGAGCTGCCTATAAAAATTGAAGTAATAGGTACTTACCATGAGTTTGGTGAATTTGTAGGAAAAGTAGCCCAATTACCACGAATTGTAAGTTTACATGACTTTTCGATTGTATCATCTGGCGAAAAGCAACTAACATTCAGTGTGGTAGCAAAAACGTATCGTTATGAAGAAGGGGTTAAAAAGTGA
- a CDS encoding pilus assembly protein PilP, with product MRLVPLLSLSVLLLAGCNDDTSEQKEFIDQVKASTTPRVEKIPELTQFEHFEYNASQLRSPFVAPQPEIIQNKLTQIKNCLHPDPDRVREPLEKYPLDNLSMKGTLGSNGQMWALITAADETLHRVTVNNYLGTYDGKVKSVSSDYVELIELIPDGSGCWKERLTKLEMLEAANNGAN from the coding sequence GTGAGATTAGTCCCTTTATTATCATTGTCTGTTTTACTATTGGCAGGCTGTAACGACGATACGTCTGAGCAAAAAGAGTTTATTGACCAAGTAAAGGCTAGTACCACGCCTAGAGTTGAGAAAATACCAGAATTAACGCAGTTTGAGCATTTTGAATATAATGCATCGCAATTACGAAGCCCTTTTGTGGCTCCACAGCCTGAAATTATTCAAAATAAACTAACGCAAATTAAAAACTGTTTACACCCTGACCCTGATAGAGTGAGAGAGCCGCTAGAAAAGTACCCGCTCGATAATCTATCAATGAAAGGTACATTAGGCTCTAACGGGCAAATGTGGGCATTGATCACCGCAGCTGATGAAACGCTGCACAGGGTAACGGTAAATAATTACTTAGGGACCTATGACGGTAAAGTTAAGTCTGTAAGTAGTGATTATGTAGAGTTAATAGAATTAATCCCTGATGGGTCGGGTTGTTGGAAAGAGCGGCTGACTAAATTAGAAATGTTAGAGGCGGCAAATAATGGCGCAAATTAA